The Streptomyces sp. NBC_01268 genome window below encodes:
- the rplE gene encoding 50S ribosomal protein L5: protein MMATTTPRLKTKYREEIAGKLHDEFKYENVMQIPGLVKIVVNMGVGDAARDSKLMDGAVRDLTTITGQKPAVTKARKSIAQFKLREGQPIGAHVTLRGDRMWEFLDRTLSLALPRIRDFRGLSPKQFDGRGNYTFGLTEQVMFHEIDQDKIDRTRGMDITVVTTATNDDEGRALLRHLGFPFKEA from the coding sequence CTGATGGCTACCACCACTCCGCGTCTCAAGACGAAGTACCGCGAGGAGATCGCGGGCAAGCTGCACGACGAGTTCAAGTACGAGAACGTCATGCAGATCCCCGGCCTCGTGAAGATCGTGGTCAACATGGGTGTCGGCGACGCCGCCCGTGACTCGAAGCTCATGGACGGTGCCGTCCGTGACCTGACCACCATCACCGGTCAGAAGCCGGCCGTCACCAAGGCCCGCAAGTCCATCGCGCAGTTCAAGCTGCGCGAGGGTCAGCCGATCGGTGCGCACGTCACCCTCCGTGGCGACCGCATGTGGGAGTTCCTGGACCGCACCCTGTCGCTCGCGCTTCCGCGCATCCGCGACTTCCGCGGCCTGTCCCCGAAGCAGTTCGACGGCCGTGGCAACTACACCTTCGGTCTCACGGAGCAGGTCATGTTCCACGAGATCGACCAGGACAAGATCGACCGTACCCGGGGTATGGACATCACCGTGGTCACCACGGCGACCAACGACGACGAGGGCCGCGCGCTTCTCCGTCACCTCGGCTTCCCGTTCAAGGAGGCGTAA
- the rpmD gene encoding 50S ribosomal protein L30 yields MARLKITQTKSYIGSKQNHRDTLRSLGLKRLNDVVVKEDRPEFRGMVHTVRHLVTVEEVD; encoded by the coding sequence ATGGCCCGCCTCAAGATCACGCAGACGAAGTCGTACATCGGCAGCAAGCAGAACCACCGCGACACCCTGCGTTCGCTCGGGCTCAAGCGCCTGAACGACGTGGTTGTCAAGGAGGACCGCCCCGAGTTCCGCGGCATGGTGCACACCGTCCGCCACCTCGTGACGGTCGAGGAGGTTGACTGA
- the rplX gene encoding 50S ribosomal protein L24 — protein sequence MKIKKGDLVQVITGKDKGKQGKVITAFPTENRVLVEGVNRVKKHTKAGPSQAGGIVTTEAPVHVSNVQLVVEKDGKKVVTRVGYRFDDEGNKIRVAKRTGEDI from the coding sequence ATGAAGATCAAGAAGGGCGACCTGGTCCAGGTCATCACCGGTAAGGACAAGGGCAAGCAGGGCAAGGTCATCACGGCCTTCCCTACTGAGAACCGTGTCCTGGTCGAGGGTGTCAACCGGGTCAAGAAGCACACCAAGGCCGGCCCCTCGCAGGCCGGCGGCATCGTGACGACCGAGGCTCCGGTCCACGTCTCCAACGTCCAGCTGGTCGTGGAGAAGGACGGCAAGAAGGTCGTCACGCGTGTCGGTTACCGCTTCGACGACGAGGGCAACAAGATCCGCGTTGCCAAGCGGACGGGTGAGGACATCTGA
- a CDS encoding type Z 30S ribosomal protein S14 — MAKKALIAKAARKPKFGVRGYTRCQRCGRPHSVYRKFGLCRVCLREMAHRGELPGVTKSSW, encoded by the coding sequence ATGGCGAAGAAGGCTCTCATCGCGAAGGCTGCCCGCAAGCCCAAGTTCGGTGTGCGGGGCTACACCCGCTGCCAGCGCTGCGGTCGCCCTCACTCCGTGTACCGCAAGTTCGGCCTGTGCCGCGTGTGCCTTCGTGAGATGGCTCACCGTGGCGAGCTGCCGGGCGTGACCAAGAGCTCCTGGTAA
- the rpsQ gene encoding 30S ribosomal protein S17 — protein sequence MSENNVTEKTERNARKVREGLVVSDKMDKTVVVAVEDRVKHALYGKVIRRTNKLKAHDEQNAAGVGDRVLLMETRKLSASKHWRVIEILEKAK from the coding sequence ATGAGCGAGAACAACGTGACTGAGAAGACCGAGCGCAACGCTCGCAAGGTCCGCGAGGGCCTCGTCGTCAGCGACAAGATGGACAAGACCGTCGTCGTCGCTGTCGAGGACCGCGTCAAGCACGCGCTGTACGGCAAGGTCATCCGCCGTACGAACAAGCTCAAGGCTCACGACGAGCAGAACGCTGCGGGCGTCGGCGACCGTGTCCTCCTCATGGAGACGCGCAAGCTGTCCGCCTCGAAGCACTGGCGCGTCATCGAGATCCTCGAGAAGGCCAAGTAA
- the rpsE gene encoding 30S ribosomal protein S5 yields MAGPQRRGSGAGGGERRDRKGRDGGAAAEKTAYVERVVAINRVAKVVKGGRRFSFTALVVVGDGDGTVGVGYGKAKEVPAAIAKGVEEAKKHFFKVPRIQGTIPHPIQGEKAAGVVLLKPASPGTGVIAGGPVRAVLECAGVHDILSKSLGSDNAINIVHATVAALKGLQRPEEIAARRGLPLEDVAPAALLRARAGAGA; encoded by the coding sequence ATGGCTGGACCCCAGCGCCGCGGAAGCGGTGCCGGTGGCGGCGAGCGGCGGGACCGGAAGGGCCGCGACGGTGGCGCTGCCGCCGAGAAGACCGCGTACGTTGAGCGCGTTGTCGCGATCAACCGCGTCGCCAAGGTAGTCAAGGGTGGTCGCCGCTTCAGCTTCACCGCGCTGGTCGTGGTGGGCGACGGTGACGGCACCGTGGGTGTCGGTTACGGCAAGGCCAAGGAGGTGCCGGCCGCCATCGCCAAGGGTGTTGAGGAGGCCAAGAAGCACTTCTTCAAGGTCCCCCGTATCCAGGGCACCATCCCGCACCCGATCCAGGGCGAGAAGGCTGCGGGCGTCGTCCTGCTCAAGCCGGCTTCCCCCGGTACCGGTGTTATCGCCGGTGGCCCGGTGCGTGCCGTGCTCGAGTGCGCCGGCGTGCACGACATCCTGTCGAAGTCGCTCGGCTCCGACAACGCGATCAACATCGTGCACGCGACCGTGGCGGCCCTCAAGGGCCTGCAGCGTCCCGAGGAGATCGCGGCTCGCCGTGGTCTGCCCCTCGAGGACGTCGCCCCCGCGGCTCTGCTTCGTGCGCGTGCCGGGGCGGGTGCGTAA
- the rplF gene encoding 50S ribosomal protein L6, translating into MSRIGKLPIQVPAGVDVTIEGRTVTVKGSKGTLSHTVAAPIEIVKGEDGVLNVTRPNDERQNKALHGLSRTLVANMITGVTQGYVKALEISGVGYRVAAKGSGLEFQLGYSHPIMIEAPEGISFKVESPTKFAVEGIDKQKVGEVAANIRKLRKPDPYKAKGVKYAGEVIRRKVGKAGK; encoded by the coding sequence ATGTCGCGTATTGGCAAGCTGCCTATCCAGGTTCCCGCCGGCGTGGACGTCACCATCGAGGGCCGCACGGTCACGGTGAAGGGTTCCAAGGGCACCCTGAGCCACACCGTCGCCGCGCCGATCGAGATCGTTAAGGGCGAGGACGGCGTTCTCAACGTCACCCGTCCGAACGACGAGCGTCAGAACAAGGCCCTCCACGGCCTGTCCCGCACGCTGGTGGCCAACATGATCACCGGTGTGACCCAGGGTTACGTCAAGGCGCTCGAGATCAGCGGTGTCGGTTACCGCGTGGCCGCGAAGGGCTCCGGTCTGGAGTTCCAGCTCGGCTACAGCCACCCGATCATGATCGAGGCGCCCGAGGGCATCTCGTTCAAGGTCGAGTCGCCGACCAAGTTCGCGGTCGAGGGCATCGACAAGCAGAAGGTCGGCGAGGTCGCCGCCAACATCCGCAAGCTGCGCAAGCCCGACCCGTACAAGGCCAAGGGCGTCAAGTACGCGGGCGAGGTCATCCGCCGCAAGGTCGGAAAGGCTGGTAAGTAA
- the rpmC gene encoding 50S ribosomal protein L29: MSAGTKASELRELGNEELVAKLREAKEELFNLRFQAATGQLENHGRLKSVRKDIARIYTLMRERELGIETVENV; encoded by the coding sequence ATGTCGGCCGGTACCAAGGCGTCCGAGCTGCGCGAGCTGGGCAACGAGGAGCTTGTCGCCAAGCTCCGCGAGGCCAAGGAAGAGCTGTTCAACCTCCGCTTCCAGGCGGCGACGGGTCAGCTCGAGAACCACGGCCGGCTCAAGTCCGTCCGTAAGGACATCGCCCGGATCTACACCCTGATGCGCGAGCGTGAGCTGGGCATCGAGACGGTGGAGAACGTCTGA
- the rplO gene encoding 50S ribosomal protein L15, with translation MAESNPLKAHNLRPAPGAKTAKTRVGRGEASKGKTAGRGTKGTKARYQVPERFEGGQMPLHMRLPKLKGFKNPFRTEYQVVNLDKLAALYPQGGEVTVADLVAKGAVRKNQLVKVLGAGEVSVALQVTVDAVSGSAKEKIAAAGGTVTELV, from the coding sequence ATGGCGGAGAGCAACCCGCTGAAGGCCCACAACCTCCGTCCCGCCCCCGGCGCCAAGACCGCGAAGACCCGTGTGGGTCGTGGTGAGGCGTCGAAGGGTAAGACGGCCGGTCGTGGTACCAAGGGCACCAAGGCCCGTTACCAGGTTCCGGAGCGCTTCGAGGGTGGCCAGATGCCCCTCCACATGCGTCTCCCGAAGCTCAAGGGCTTCAAGAACCCGTTCCGCACCGAGTACCAGGTCGTGAACCTGGACAAGCTGGCCGCGCTCTACCCGCAGGGTGGCGAGGTCACGGTGGCCGATCTGGTCGCCAAGGGTGCGGTTCGTAAGAACCAGCTCGTCAAGGTGCTCGGCGCCGGCGAGGTCTCCGTGGCGCTGCAGGTGACGGTCGACGCCGTCTCCGGCTCCGCCAAGGAGAAGATCGCCGCTGCCGGCGGCACTGTCACCGAGCTCGTCTGA
- the rplN gene encoding 50S ribosomal protein L14: MIQQESRLRVADNTGAKEILCIRVLGGSGRRYAGIGDVIVATVKDAIPGGNVKKGDVVKAVIVRTVKERRRQDGSYIRFDENAAVILKNDGDPRGTRIFGPVGRELREKKFMKIISLAPEVL, from the coding sequence GTGATCCAGCAGGAGTCGCGACTGCGTGTCGCCGACAACACTGGTGCCAAGGAGATCCTTTGCATCCGTGTTCTCGGTGGCTCGGGTCGCCGCTACGCGGGCATCGGTGACGTCATCGTCGCCACCGTCAAGGACGCGATCCCCGGTGGCAACGTGAAGAAGGGTGACGTCGTCAAGGCGGTCATCGTTCGCACCGTCAAGGAGCGCCGCCGCCAGGACGGCTCGTACATCCGCTTCGACGAGAACGCCGCCGTCATTCTGAAGAACGACGGCGACCCTCGCGGCACCCGTATCTTCGGCCCGGTGGGCCGTGAGCTGCGCGAGAAGAAGTTCATGAAGATCATCTCGCTCGCGCCGGAGGTGCTGTAA
- the rplR gene encoding 50S ribosomal protein L18: MAYGVKIAKGDAYKRAAKARRHLRIRKHVSGTAERPRLVVTRSNRGITAQVIDDLKGHTLASASNLDASIRGGEGDKSAQAKQVGALVAERAKAAGVETVVFDRGGNRYAGRIAALADAAREAGLKF; the protein is encoded by the coding sequence ATGGCATACGGTGTGAAGATCGCCAAGGGCGACGCTTACAAGCGCGCTGCCAAGGCGCGCCGTCACCTGCGCATCCGCAAGCACGTGTCGGGTACGGCGGAGCGTCCGCGCCTCGTCGTGACGCGTTCCAACCGCGGTATCACCGCTCAGGTCATCGACGACCTCAAGGGTCACACCCTTGCGTCCGCGTCGAACCTGGACGCGTCGATCCGTGGCGGCGAGGGTGACAAGTCCGCGCAGGCCAAGCAGGTCGGCGCCCTGGTCGCTGAGCGCGCCAAGGCCGCCGGTGTCGAGACCGTCGTGTTCGACCGTGGTGGCAACAGGTACGCCGGGCGCATTGCCGCTCTGGCTGACGCCGCCCGCGAAGCCGGGCTGAAGTTCTAA
- the rpsH gene encoding 30S ribosomal protein S8 has product MTMTDPIADMLTRLRNANSAYHDSVTMPHSKIKSHIAEILQQEGFITGWKVEDAEVGKNLVLELKFGPNRERSIAGIKRISKPGLRVYAKSTNLPKVLGGLGVAIISTSHGLLTGQQAGKKGVGGEVLAYVW; this is encoded by the coding sequence ATGACCATGACTGATCCGATCGCGGACATGCTGACTCGTCTGCGTAACGCGAACTCGGCATACCACGACTCCGTGACGATGCCGCACAGCAAGATCAAGTCTCACATCGCGGAAATCCTCCAGCAGGAGGGCTTCATCACGGGCTGGAAGGTCGAGGACGCCGAGGTCGGCAAGAACCTCGTCCTCGAGCTCAAGTTCGGTCCGAACCGTGAGCGCTCCATCGCGGGCATCAAGCGGATCTCGAAGCCCGGCCTCCGGGTTTACGCGAAGTCCACCAACCTGCCGAAGGTTCTCGGCGGCCTGGGCGTGGCGATCATCTCCACGTCCCACGGTCTCCTGACCGGCCAGCAGGCAGGCAAGAAGGGCGTAGGTGGGGAAGTCCTCGCCTACGTCTGGTAG